A part of Planococcus sp. MB-3u-03 genomic DNA contains:
- a CDS encoding YveK family protein yields MEETISLQDLFKTLKKNLGIIALTTILALTIAGAVSFLFLTPIYESATQILVNQEQSETNQMINQNIQADLQLINTYSVIIKSPAVLDQVIEEVSLDMSAEDLTEKITVDTAENSQVVNVVVRDENPSQAVEIANTTARVFENDIKELMNVDNVSILSAAVLKENPTPVEPNPILNMVIAAVVGLMLGVGIAFLREYLDTSMKTEHDIEDILGVPLLGVISPIREEAKMESSPTTNRRKRGNVNGQEETATGNRT; encoded by the coding sequence ATGGAAGAGACTATTAGCTTACAGGATTTATTCAAAACCTTAAAGAAAAACCTCGGAATCATTGCCTTAACGACAATCCTGGCACTCACAATTGCGGGAGCGGTTTCGTTCTTATTCCTGACACCGATTTATGAGAGCGCGACACAAATTCTTGTCAATCAAGAACAGTCAGAAACCAATCAAATGATAAATCAGAATATACAAGCTGACTTACAACTTATCAATACTTATTCAGTTATCATTAAGAGCCCTGCAGTTTTAGACCAAGTGATTGAAGAAGTAAGTTTAGATATGAGTGCAGAAGACTTGACGGAGAAAATCACTGTGGACACTGCTGAGAATTCGCAAGTTGTTAACGTCGTAGTTCGCGATGAAAATCCATCACAGGCCGTTGAAATTGCTAATACAACCGCACGAGTATTCGAAAACGATATTAAAGAGCTGATGAATGTCGATAACGTCTCGATCTTATCGGCAGCAGTATTAAAAGAAAATCCAACCCCGGTTGAACCAAACCCTATTCTTAACATGGTGATTGCGGCGGTTGTTGGTTTAATGCTCGGTGTTGGTATCGCATTCTTACGTGAATACTTGGACACATCGATGAAAACTGAACATGACATTGAAGATATCCTTGGCGTGCCATTATTAGGCGTGATATCGCCAATTAGAGAAGAAGCGAAAATGGAATCATCTCCTACTACTAATAGAAGAAAGAGAGGGAATGTGAATGGCCAAGAAGAAACAGCTACAGGAAACCGCACGTAA
- a CDS encoding dTDP-glucose 4,6-dehydratase, protein MRTILVTGGHGFLGSRFIHELLIKYPAYQVVAIDEEAENVPEMLRPLSACQRYAFHQIDIRNSDAVEQVFEHYEISDVVHFAAKTHVGESMRNPGIFAETNVLGTFHVLDAARKQWMNGPFEMKQRYQGSRFLHISTDQVYGPREQGFADETMKYDPISPYAASKASSDLMVTGFHESYGMDAVVLQASNVYGPHQQDDKLIPIILQKALSGSIIPVYSGGEDVHDWVTVRDFWRAADTVFHLGDAGEIYLAGGNAPLKTLEIVEKICDSLDLHFPGNDTYKNQIRFVEPATGAKPPHRFAGSSNKLKQQFDFEPETAFDAGIKETIDWTLSKKRLWEVV, encoded by the coding sequence ATGAGAACGATTTTAGTGACGGGAGGGCACGGCTTTTTAGGGTCGCGCTTTATCCATGAACTCTTGATCAAATACCCGGCGTACCAAGTGGTCGCGATCGACGAGGAGGCAGAAAACGTGCCGGAAATGCTGCGGCCCTTATCAGCCTGCCAGCGCTATGCGTTTCATCAGATCGATATCCGCAATAGCGATGCGGTCGAGCAGGTATTTGAGCATTACGAAATCAGCGACGTCGTCCATTTTGCGGCGAAAACGCATGTCGGAGAGTCGATGAGAAATCCGGGGATTTTTGCAGAAACCAATGTGCTCGGCACTTTCCACGTACTCGATGCGGCGCGCAAGCAATGGATGAACGGACCGTTTGAAATGAAACAACGTTACCAAGGCTCGCGCTTTTTGCATATCTCGACCGATCAAGTCTACGGGCCGCGCGAACAAGGCTTCGCGGATGAGACGATGAAATACGATCCGATCAGCCCGTATGCGGCGAGTAAAGCGAGTTCTGATTTGATGGTGACTGGATTCCACGAAAGCTACGGCATGGATGCGGTCGTGCTGCAAGCATCGAACGTCTACGGCCCGCATCAGCAAGACGATAAGCTCATTCCGATTATTTTGCAAAAAGCCCTGTCCGGAAGCATCATTCCTGTTTATTCAGGAGGGGAAGATGTCCACGACTGGGTGACGGTCCGCGATTTCTGGCGTGCGGCGGATACCGTGTTTCATTTAGGGGATGCAGGAGAGATTTATCTTGCAGGAGGCAACGCGCCGCTAAAGACCCTTGAAATCGTCGAGAAAATCTGCGATTCGCTCGATCTTCATTTCCCGGGAAATGACACGTACAAAAACCAGATCCGTTTTGTCGAACCAGCGACCGGCGCAAAACCGCCTCATCGCTTTGCGGGTTCTTCGAATAAATTGAAACAGCAATTCGATTTCGAGCCGGAGACGGCGTTTGATGCAGGCATTAAAGAAACAATCGATTGGACGCTTTCGAAAAAGCGGCTATGGGAAGTTGTATAA
- a CDS encoding bifunctional 2',3'-cyclic-nucleotide 2'-phosphodiesterase/3'-nucleotidase → MSKKLSLTLAASVLALGSLTAGAPAIAAGDHHELAKEKAPKTVKGNGQSYKERIQEWKKNGKPGKLKEVELQILGTSDLHTNFVNYDYYRDAKSNSLSLAKTGVLIEDAREENPNSLLFDNGDLIQGTPFGGYKVNVDPLEDDELHPAFAALESLDFDASTLGNHEFNFGLEYLDNALEEASFPVLNANVYDAETGENRFTPYTIMDKEVTDRKGKKHTIQVGVIGVVAPGIMNWDRAHLEGEVIAEDAADTVEKFIPEVEKAGADVVVVLSHSGMGDEVHTDKEDDITYQLTEVDGVDAIITGHNHDVFPGSFGDLENVDQENGTINGVPVVMPGKFGSHLGVIDLTLEPRGKKWRITNSEAELRAIDSTSDEVAEQVIEAVKETHEGTVEYIRSPVGETTAPINSYFSLVQDDPSVQIVNNAQLWYAEQQFAGTANADLPLLSAAAPFKAGGRNGGDYYTNIETGEIAIKNVADLYVYDNTVLVLKLTGADVKEWLEMSAGQFTQIDPAATGEQRFIDDNYRTYNFDVIDGVTYDIDITEPAKYDGEGAVVNEGAERIENLQYEGAAIDPNQEFLVVTNNYRASGNFPGVRNATESIDFAYENRQVLQDYILDVGTIDPSADDNWQFAPVEGDPNLVFETSNSAQSLAEREPAIQYIEVTQNGFAKYGYTIQ, encoded by the coding sequence ATGAGCAAGAAACTATCCTTGACGCTCGCCGCTTCGGTGTTGGCGCTTGGCAGTTTGACGGCAGGAGCTCCGGCGATTGCTGCAGGGGATCATCACGAATTGGCGAAAGAAAAAGCGCCGAAGACGGTGAAAGGCAATGGGCAAAGCTACAAAGAACGCATCCAGGAATGGAAAAAGAACGGCAAGCCTGGAAAATTGAAAGAAGTGGAACTACAGATTCTCGGCACCTCAGATTTACATACAAACTTCGTCAATTATGATTACTACCGCGACGCAAAATCCAATTCATTATCGCTCGCGAAAACGGGCGTCTTGATTGAAGATGCACGTGAAGAAAACCCGAACAGCTTGTTGTTCGATAACGGCGACTTGATTCAAGGTACTCCGTTCGGCGGCTATAAGGTGAACGTTGATCCGCTCGAAGACGATGAGTTGCACCCGGCATTTGCTGCACTCGAATCGCTTGATTTCGATGCATCGACACTCGGCAACCACGAGTTCAACTTCGGGCTCGAGTATCTCGATAACGCTTTAGAAGAAGCATCGTTCCCAGTATTGAACGCAAACGTTTACGATGCGGAAACGGGCGAAAACCGTTTCACGCCTTACACAATCATGGATAAAGAAGTCACGGACCGCAAAGGCAAAAAGCACACGATCCAAGTCGGCGTCATCGGCGTTGTTGCGCCTGGCATCATGAACTGGGACCGCGCGCATCTTGAAGGCGAAGTCATCGCAGAAGATGCAGCGGACACAGTCGAGAAATTCATTCCAGAAGTTGAGAAAGCTGGAGCGGATGTGGTGGTCGTTCTATCCCACTCCGGAATGGGCGATGAAGTTCATACTGATAAAGAAGACGACATCACGTATCAGCTGACAGAAGTGGACGGCGTGGATGCGATCATCACGGGCCATAACCACGACGTCTTCCCAGGATCATTTGGCGACCTTGAAAATGTCGACCAGGAAAACGGCACGATCAACGGTGTCCCAGTGGTAATGCCAGGTAAATTCGGCAGCCACCTCGGCGTTATCGATTTGACGCTTGAGCCGCGCGGCAAGAAATGGCGCATCACGAACAGTGAAGCAGAATTGCGTGCCATTGATTCAACATCAGATGAAGTAGCCGAGCAAGTCATCGAAGCAGTGAAAGAAACGCACGAAGGCACGGTGGAATACATCCGCAGCCCTGTCGGCGAAACGACTGCTCCGATCAACAGTTATTTCTCACTCGTGCAAGATGATCCATCCGTACAGATCGTCAACAATGCACAGCTTTGGTACGCCGAGCAGCAATTCGCTGGAACGGCAAACGCTGATCTGCCATTGCTATCTGCAGCGGCACCGTTTAAAGCAGGCGGACGCAACGGCGGCGATTACTACACGAACATCGAAACCGGCGAAATCGCCATTAAAAACGTCGCAGACCTTTACGTCTACGACAACACCGTCCTCGTCTTGAAACTGACAGGCGCAGACGTCAAAGAATGGCTCGAAATGTCAGCTGGCCAGTTCACACAAATTGACCCAGCTGCAACGGGCGAGCAGCGATTCATCGATGACAACTACCGCACGTATAACTTCGATGTCATCGATGGCGTAACGTACGACATCGACATCACAGAGCCAGCGAAATACGACGGCGAAGGCGCAGTGGTTAATGAAGGTGCGGAACGCATCGAGAACCTTCAATATGAAGGCGCAGCGATCGACCCGAACCAGGAATTCCTGGTCGTGACGAACAACTACCGTGCGAGCGGCAATTTCCCAGGCGTCCGCAATGCGACAGAGTCGATCGACTTTGCGTATGAGAACCGCCAAGTGCTCCAAGATTACATTTTGGATGTCGGCACGATTGACCCATCCGCAGATGACAACTGGCAGTTTGCGCCGGTAGAAGGCGATCCGAACCTTGTGTTCGAAACGTCGAACTCGGCACAAAGCCTGGCAGAACGCGAGCCAGCAATCCAGTATATCGAAGTCACACAAAACGGCTTCGCGAAATACGGCTACACGATCCAGTAA
- a CDS encoding LCP family glycopolymer transferase yields MKKKRKWPKYVLIALLLALIAGGIYAYSVYSNFTTTLDTMHEPVEREQPSVERTEIVEFDQQDPFSVLLLGVDEREDDRGRSDTMVVMTVNPETQSTKMVSIPRDTYTEIIGRGTTDKINHAYAFGGIEMSMNTTENLLDIPIDYVVQVNMEGFEDIVDAVDGVTVNNSLAFDNFQEGEIHLDGEEALEYVRMRYEDPRGDFGRQDRQKQVIQGVMRKGASINSLWNYKDIFDALGQNVRTNMTFDEMVDVQRNYQDAVTNVDQMIVEDGYGETINGIWYYMMDDAELAEIQSTLKEHLELEEATE; encoded by the coding sequence ATGAAAAAGAAAAGAAAATGGCCCAAGTACGTGCTCATTGCATTGCTTCTGGCACTTATCGCTGGCGGCATCTACGCCTATAGCGTCTACTCGAACTTCACGACGACACTTGATACGATGCACGAACCAGTCGAACGCGAACAGCCGTCTGTTGAACGGACTGAAATCGTCGAGTTCGACCAGCAAGATCCTTTCTCGGTATTACTGCTCGGCGTCGACGAACGTGAAGACGACCGCGGCCGTTCGGATACGATGGTCGTCATGACCGTCAACCCGGAAACACAGTCGACCAAAATGGTTTCCATCCCGCGTGACACTTACACCGAAATTATCGGGCGCGGCACCACAGACAAGATCAACCACGCCTATGCATTCGGCGGCATCGAAATGTCGATGAACACGACCGAGAACTTACTTGATATCCCGATCGACTACGTCGTGCAAGTGAACATGGAAGGCTTTGAAGATATCGTCGATGCAGTGGATGGCGTGACCGTCAACAACTCACTCGCGTTTGATAACTTTCAGGAAGGCGAAATTCACTTAGACGGCGAAGAAGCATTGGAGTATGTCCGCATGCGCTACGAAGATCCGCGCGGCGACTTCGGGCGCCAAGACCGCCAGAAACAAGTCATTCAAGGCGTTATGCGAAAAGGCGCTTCCATTAACAGCCTCTGGAACTACAAAGATATCTTTGACGCGCTCGGGCAAAACGTCCGCACGAACATGACCTTCGACGAAATGGTCGACGTGCAGCGCAATTACCAAGACGCCGTTACCAATGTTGATCAGATGATTGTTGAAGACGGCTACGGCGAAACCATCAACGGCATCTGGTATTATATGATGGACGACGCAGAACTTGCAGAAATCCAATCAACTTTAAAAGAGCATTTGGAATTGGAAGAAGCAACGGAATAA
- a CDS encoding CpsD/CapB family tyrosine-protein kinase yields MAKKKQLQETARKVVTHTTPRSVVSEQFRTLRTNVNFASPDMELRSIVVTSAAPGEGKSTTSANLATVFAQEGKTVLLVDGDMRKPTTHYTFHMPNTIGLSNVLTRQATVEDAIRPTTIERLDLMTCGPIPPNPAELLASNAMGMLISDLKKRYDVVIFDAPPVLSVTDGQVLANKCDGAILVVNSGSTEKEMAAKAKEAIEASNSKLIGAVLNNFELAKDSYYYQYYGNAEE; encoded by the coding sequence ATGGCCAAGAAGAAACAGCTACAGGAAACCGCACGTAAAGTCGTTACGCATACAACGCCTCGCTCTGTCGTCTCCGAACAATTCCGCACTTTGCGGACGAACGTCAATTTCGCATCGCCTGATATGGAACTGCGTTCAATCGTTGTCACTTCCGCTGCACCAGGTGAAGGGAAGTCGACAACATCTGCTAACTTAGCAACAGTTTTTGCACAAGAAGGAAAGACAGTCTTGCTCGTAGATGGGGATATGCGTAAGCCCACAACTCATTACACATTCCATATGCCAAATACTATTGGACTGTCAAACGTCTTGACGCGCCAAGCGACAGTAGAGGATGCAATTCGTCCAACGACAATTGAGCGATTAGACTTGATGACATGCGGACCAATTCCGCCAAACCCGGCAGAACTATTGGCATCCAATGCAATGGGGATGCTCATTTCTGATTTAAAGAAACGTTATGATGTCGTCATTTTTGACGCTCCTCCTGTATTGTCCGTGACGGACGGACAGGTTCTAGCAAATAAATGCGATGGCGCCATTTTGGTTGTCAATTCCGGAAGCACGGAAAAGGAAATGGCCGCAAAAGCTAAAGAAGCAATCGAAGCTTCCAATAGCAAATTAATCGGCGCCGTATTGAACAATTTTGAGCTGGCAAAAGACAGCTATTATTACCAATACTACGGTAATGCTGAAGAGTAA
- a CDS encoding SGNH/GDSL hydrolase family protein, producing MKLYKLGGLVAVLACLGILVYSYLSWQDKLQGATGTNAEASTESKNTTSETENTQSEEKNGESVNTDLFANMDEQVQELFIQKGTEGETLQLLIAGSEAIESGDPGYAERLKTSLDEAYGDSIEVAIEPVEGTSYNLPSVDLSAGYDLVLLEPMTLMNNDRISIEDERKDVRDFATRLEAENPDAVLVLHAPQPIYGAGFYLAQVQALEEFANLYGHPYIEHWDAWPDTDDIALKEHLTEDAVPNSKGAETWATELANYFIAN from the coding sequence ATGAAGTTGTATAAATTAGGAGGGCTCGTTGCAGTCCTTGCTTGTCTAGGAATCCTTGTCTATTCTTACTTATCTTGGCAGGACAAATTGCAAGGCGCTACCGGCACAAACGCTGAAGCAAGCACCGAAAGTAAAAACACCACGAGCGAAACCGAAAACACACAAAGTGAAGAAAAAAATGGCGAATCTGTGAACACCGACCTCTTCGCCAATATGGATGAACAAGTCCAAGAGCTGTTCATTCAAAAAGGGACCGAAGGCGAAACGCTCCAACTATTAATTGCAGGATCTGAAGCAATCGAATCCGGCGATCCAGGTTATGCGGAACGCTTGAAGACTTCATTAGATGAAGCATACGGCGATTCGATTGAAGTTGCGATTGAGCCAGTAGAAGGAACATCCTACAATTTGCCGAGCGTGGATTTATCCGCCGGCTACGATCTAGTTTTGCTCGAGCCGATGACGCTTATGAACAACGACCGCATTTCCATTGAAGATGAGCGCAAAGATGTCCGTGACTTCGCCACCCGCCTGGAAGCAGAAAATCCAGATGCAGTTCTTGTCCTACACGCACCGCAGCCGATTTATGGCGCCGGCTTCTATCTGGCACAAGTGCAGGCACTCGAGGAATTCGCGAATCTTTACGGCCATCCGTACATTGAGCACTGGGATGCATGGCCCGACACAGACGACATCGCTTTGAAGGAACATTTGACCGAAGACGCCGTCCCTAATAGTAAGGGCGCTGAAACTTGGGCAACTGAACTAGCAAATTATTTTATCGCGAACTAA
- a CDS encoding patatin-like phospholipase family protein, giving the protein MAGHTGILPAMMLCELERRTGKPVSEQFDIFVGTSTGAILALGLLVPDGKKPRYTANDILGLYEQEAERMFRKSFLHRSFGLVGRFLHTQYSHKEFEQVLKHYFKT; this is encoded by the coding sequence ATGGCGGGGCATACGGGGATTTTGCCGGCGATGATGCTGTGTGAACTGGAGCGGCGGACGGGGAAACCGGTCTCTGAACAATTCGATATCTTCGTTGGCACCTCTACTGGCGCGATCCTGGCACTCGGTCTGTTGGTTCCGGATGGCAAGAAGCCTCGCTATACGGCAAATGACATCCTTGGCCTCTACGAACAAGAAGCTGAGCGCATGTTCCGGAAATCCTTCCTTCACCGCTCGTTCGGCCTCGTCGGGCGTTTTCTTCATACCCAGTACAGCCATAAAGAATTCGAACAAGTGCTCAAGCATTACTTTAAAACTTGA
- a CDS encoding glycosyltransferase, translated as MIPFETVEKQGKNRTDGQIRKIALVHKHMKAGGVEALIVRMSRWLAENGYDVSVYLYSSGGPLLKHLQQINKLKVIVRDNGKEPTLDLSVLNQLVRSDKYDLVYSFSPSGMLLSYAVPAQLRLSGVYQPEMYKLERNKKIIRALKVIDKEFHQKLVFMNPTVRRYTASALGTEVPEQFMPPPVEQGAKDQQLGSPHSRRIVSVGAIQQFTTHYAQVIELMEELIQIDPEFTYHIYGEGPDEARLRKSIAESEARDHIFLHSMPRSGAIEEVLQDCFCFIGSGAVMIQACGSGVPGITSRANDAEALSEGYFHELPPYEVGESYWEAPETYEIGELVKNLLVSENVYRKVAERCKHKARKFEIDTVMTEFIELANGKLTHEEKSSE; from the coding sequence ATGATTCCATTTGAAACGGTTGAGAAACAAGGCAAGAATAGGACAGACGGGCAGATCCGAAAAATCGCCCTCGTCCATAAACATATGAAAGCGGGCGGCGTCGAAGCATTGATCGTCCGCATGTCGCGCTGGCTGGCAGAAAACGGCTATGACGTGAGCGTCTATCTCTACAGCAGCGGCGGCCCTCTCCTTAAACATCTCCAGCAAATCAACAAGCTTAAAGTCATCGTCCGGGACAACGGCAAAGAACCGACGCTCGATTTGTCGGTATTGAACCAGCTTGTCAGGTCTGATAAATACGATCTGGTGTATTCCTTCAGTCCATCAGGAATGCTGTTGTCGTATGCGGTGCCTGCGCAGCTGCGCTTATCGGGCGTCTATCAGCCTGAAATGTACAAGCTCGAGCGTAATAAAAAGATCATCCGTGCGCTTAAGGTGATCGATAAAGAATTCCATCAAAAGCTCGTGTTCATGAATCCGACAGTGCGGCGCTATACGGCGAGTGCACTTGGGACAGAAGTGCCGGAACAATTCATGCCGCCGCCAGTTGAACAAGGAGCTAAAGACCAACAGCTCGGCAGCCCGCATTCGAGGCGCATCGTCTCGGTCGGGGCGATTCAGCAATTCACCACGCATTACGCGCAAGTGATCGAATTGATGGAAGAGCTCATCCAAATCGATCCAGAGTTTACTTACCATATTTACGGAGAAGGACCGGACGAAGCACGTTTACGCAAAAGCATTGCGGAATCCGAAGCGCGCGATCATATCTTTTTGCATTCGATGCCAAGAAGCGGTGCGATCGAAGAAGTGCTGCAGGACTGCTTTTGCTTTATCGGCTCCGGTGCGGTGATGATTCAGGCGTGTGGATCGGGTGTCCCGGGCATCACGTCGCGCGCCAATGATGCCGAAGCGTTATCGGAAGGCTATTTTCACGAGTTGCCGCCTTATGAAGTTGGGGAATCCTACTGGGAAGCGCCGGAGACCTATGAAATCGGCGAACTCGTAAAAAACCTGCTAGTCTCGGAAAACGTCTACCGCAAAGTAGCCGAGCGCTGCAAACACAAAGCACGCAAATTCGAGATTGATACGGTGATGACGGAATTCATCGAACTTGCGAATGGTAAATTGACTCACGAGGAAAAAAGTAGCGAATAA
- a CDS encoding Ltp family lipoprotein, whose protein sequence is MDNVFLLLFLLSGIALVIGLIKPVLILKWLPENGRNRKKVVMYFVPALLISFVMFGVTADPVEEDLAAVEEVEAEAPPEEETADEDAEREAEEQAARDAEEEAEREAQEEAEREAEEAAEREAEEEAAREAEEAAEKEAEEAAAKEAEKQAAREAEEKAAAEAEREAEEAAAREAEEEAARIAAEEEAAEQAAAEKAAAEAGTLSQQQAVEQAKNYISYTAFSKSGLVEQLEFEGYSNADAVYAVDKIDVDWRAQSVLKAQDYLAYQAFSKSGLIEQLVFEGFSNEDAAYAVENITVDWTEQAVKKAQNYLDYTPFSREGLIEQLEFEGFSNADAVYAVDTIGL, encoded by the coding sequence ATGGACAATGTATTCTTGCTGCTGTTTTTGCTTTCCGGGATTGCCTTGGTCATCGGGTTGATCAAACCAGTCCTTATTTTAAAGTGGCTGCCAGAAAACGGACGCAATCGAAAGAAAGTCGTGATGTATTTTGTGCCAGCGCTATTGATTTCATTCGTGATGTTCGGAGTTACAGCAGATCCGGTCGAAGAAGACCTGGCAGCTGTGGAAGAAGTGGAAGCTGAAGCCCCGCCTGAAGAGGAAACAGCCGATGAAGATGCAGAGCGCGAAGCGGAAGAACAGGCCGCCCGCGATGCGGAGGAGGAAGCGGAACGCGAGGCGCAAGAAGAGGCGGAACGTGAAGCGGAAGAAGCCGCAGAACGAGAGGCAGAAGAAGAGGCTGCACGCGAAGCTGAAGAAGCTGCGGAAAAAGAGGCGGAAGAAGCCGCAGCTAAAGAAGCAGAAAAACAAGCCGCACGCGAAGCTGAAGAAAAAGCGGCAGCAGAGGCAGAACGTGAAGCGGAAGAAGCCGCGGCTCGTGAAGCTGAGGAAGAAGCAGCTCGTATTGCAGCCGAAGAGGAAGCAGCAGAACAAGCCGCTGCTGAAAAAGCCGCTGCCGAAGCCGGAACCTTATCCCAGCAGCAAGCAGTCGAACAAGCCAAGAATTATATCAGCTATACCGCTTTCTCAAAGAGCGGCCTAGTCGAGCAATTGGAATTCGAAGGCTATAGCAACGCAGATGCTGTGTATGCAGTCGATAAAATTGATGTCGACTGGAGAGCACAATCTGTTTTGAAAGCCCAAGATTATCTGGCATATCAAGCCTTCTCCAAATCCGGCTTGATCGAACAGCTCGTCTTTGAAGGCTTTAGTAATGAAGACGCAGCGTATGCTGTCGAAAACATCACTGTCGACTGGACAGAACAAGCCGTCAAAAAAGCACAAAATTACCTGGACTATACGCCTTTCTCTAGAGAAGGGCTCATCGAACAACTAGAATTTGAAGGCTTCAGCAACGCCGACGCGGTCTACGCAGTAGACACAATCGGTCTGTAA
- a CDS encoding tyrosine-protein phosphatase produces MIDTHSHILPALDDGAETMEHTKRLLDMAVNEQLTGIIATPHGHHPNFKTDIAALHMQLKTVKDYVKEAQLPLEIYSGQECRLSDKLPERLANGEALTLAESRYVLLELPSSGIPAYTVPVIQQLITSGYIPIIAHAERNQGIIQKPERLKKLLIHGAMAQVTAGSLSGSFGKSIQKTALQLIDANMIHVYGSDVHSEDVRPFHFNAGLDVLEKKNRHQMIDILLENNDRILLDQDLYVLEPQDIEKSKWWNIFA; encoded by the coding sequence ATGATCGATACGCACTCACATATATTACCAGCGCTGGATGACGGTGCAGAAACGATGGAACACACAAAACGGCTATTGGATATGGCAGTAAATGAGCAATTGACGGGCATTATCGCGACGCCGCACGGCCACCACCCGAACTTCAAGACAGACATTGCAGCGCTTCATATGCAATTAAAGACAGTGAAAGACTATGTAAAAGAAGCGCAATTGCCGCTTGAAATCTACAGCGGACAAGAATGCCGATTGTCGGATAAATTGCCGGAACGTCTCGCTAATGGCGAAGCCCTGACTTTAGCGGAATCTCGCTATGTGTTATTAGAATTGCCTTCATCCGGCATTCCAGCTTATACAGTTCCTGTTATTCAGCAATTGATTACGTCTGGTTATATCCCGATTATTGCTCACGCAGAGCGCAATCAAGGCATCATACAAAAACCTGAGCGTTTGAAAAAGCTATTGATTCACGGTGCCATGGCACAAGTTACAGCAGGATCACTTTCAGGTAGTTTCGGCAAAAGCATCCAAAAGACTGCGCTGCAGCTGATCGATGCGAATATGATACATGTATACGGTTCGGATGTGCACAGTGAAGATGTGCGGCCGTTCCATTTCAATGCGGGATTAGATGTACTCGAGAAGAAGAACCGTCACCAGATGATTGACATCCTCCTCGAGAACAATGACCGCATCCTCCTGGACCAAGATTTGTATGTTCTTGAGCCACAAGACATAGAAAAGAGTAAGTGGTGGAATATCTTTGCGTAA
- a CDS encoding acyltransferase, which translates to MARRYGYMDWMRVVAIVTVVGVHVASKIINNYTTGDWEWHYANAIDSALRWCVPIFFMLSGALLLTRDSKEPIGEFLRKRLGKVLLPLVFWSAVYMAYNVFQLGEEYTPGQMLGAFISDDIYFHLWFLYIITGLYLMAPFLRILVKHMDKTMFHYFFAFWFLFSAVVPIFTRATGYEVAFAGEMFAPYIGYFLLGAYLVMYPLPKRWLPTLGVLAIIGYAVTLYGTVSANVGREAGDFDDFFYEHYYPHAIFVSLFVFVAFQQLGKNLKSTPLITRISTATFGVYIIHPLIQTYLNRLLDFNESTINVWIGVPLSWIVIFIMSYIVIRLMQKTPVVRKLVP; encoded by the coding sequence ATGGCACGAAGATACGGCTATATGGACTGGATGCGGGTTGTCGCGATCGTTACGGTCGTCGGCGTCCACGTCGCATCGAAAATTATCAATAATTACACAACCGGCGATTGGGAATGGCATTACGCAAACGCGATCGACAGCGCACTCCGTTGGTGCGTGCCGATCTTCTTCATGCTGAGCGGCGCCTTGCTGCTGACGCGCGACTCGAAAGAACCGATCGGTGAATTTCTCCGGAAGCGGCTCGGCAAAGTCCTATTGCCGCTCGTATTCTGGAGCGCGGTCTACATGGCCTATAATGTTTTTCAACTCGGCGAGGAATACACGCCAGGGCAAATGCTTGGTGCATTCATCTCAGACGATATATATTTCCATCTTTGGTTTCTCTACATCATTACGGGGCTGTATTTGATGGCGCCGTTCTTGCGCATCCTTGTTAAGCATATGGACAAAACAATGTTCCATTATTTCTTCGCGTTCTGGTTCTTGTTCTCGGCCGTGGTGCCGATTTTCACGCGGGCGACGGGGTATGAAGTCGCTTTTGCAGGGGAGATGTTCGCACCTTATATTGGCTATTTCCTGCTCGGTGCTTACCTGGTCATGTACCCATTGCCGAAGCGCTGGCTTCCGACACTCGGTGTGCTCGCGATTATTGGCTATGCGGTTACATTATACGGAACGGTATCGGCCAATGTGGGGCGTGAAGCAGGCGATTTTGATGACTTCTTCTACGAGCATTATTACCCGCACGCGATTTTTGTCTCCTTATTCGTTTTCGTCGCGTTCCAGCAGCTCGGCAAGAATTTGAAATCGACGCCGCTCATTACGCGCATCAGCACCGCGACATTCGGTGTCTATATTATCCACCCGCTGATCCAGACCTATTTGAACCGTTTATTGGATTTTAACGAATCAACAATCAATGTATGGATCGGCGTGCCGCTGTCATGGATTGTCATTTTCATCATGTCGTATATTGTCATTCGCCTCATGCAGAAGACACCGGTCGTAAGAAAGCTCGTGCCTTAG